A region of Takifugu flavidus isolate HTHZ2018 chromosome 2, ASM371156v2, whole genome shotgun sequence DNA encodes the following proteins:
- the tjp1a gene encoding tight junction protein ZO-1 isoform X7, which produces MKYQKYITVMQMAMGVTASNKDCLPTKRQLWVTPQDGDTSPSGADEPTGATGGAGAMAISASSTLSLPMSQGKPSLRRIKGRIHRSKSLDSIELLDSSSAAMEETVIWEQHTVTLHRAPGFGFGIAISGGRDNPHFQSGETSIVISDVLKGGPAEGLLQENDRVVMVNAVSMDNVEHAYAVQQLRKSGKNAKITIRRKRKVQIPVSRSGDRETMSEHEEEDSDDEDGYDHHSGRPGRSGYEGASGGTGTGRRQDRERSSSSRRDHSASRERSVSPRSERRSQVSSGPARPAKVTLVKSRKNEEYGLRLASHIFVKDISPESLAARDGNIQEGDVVLKINGTVTENLSLIDAKKLIERSKGKLKMVVQRDERATLLSIPDLDDSVPSANNSDRDDISEIHSLTSDHSNRSHGRGSRSRSPDRPEPSDHLRHSPRQISNGSQRSRDEDRISKPGAMSTLVRSSDDGVLSQGSDQASSRDEKILPPLPEPKPVYAQPGQPDVDLPVSPSDAPIPSAAHDDSILRPSMKLVKFKKGDSVGLRLAGGNDVGIFVAGVLEDSPAAKEGLEEGDQILRVNNVDFANIIREEAVLFLLDLPKGEEVSILAQKKKDVYRRIVESDVGDSFYIRTHFEYEKESPYGLSFNKGEVFRVVDTLYNGKLGSWLAIRIGKNHQEVERGIIPNKNRAEQLSSVQYTLPKTPGGDRADFWRFRGLRSSKRNLRKSREDLSAQPVQTKFPAYERVVLREAGFLRPVVIFGPIADVAREKLAREEPDIFELAKTQQQHGEGKSEPRDAGTEQKSSGIIRLHTIKQIIDRDKHAVLDITPNAVDRLNYAQWYPIVVFLNPDTKQGVKNMRTRLCPESRKSARKLFDRSLKLRKNNQHLFTTTINLNSMNDGWFGALKDIIQQQQNQLVWVSEGKADGATEDDLDIHDDRLSYLSAPGSEYSMYSTDSRHTSDYEDTDTEGGAYTDQELDETLNDDVGPPAEPAITRSSEPVREDPPVIQEPPGYVNYQVQPDPLNRIDPAGFKAPVPQQRAEATAVPSIPQQPEPLTETVLPAVDVTVKTVGGASPDEAPAALHSQPSPIPEAGSLRRPTAELAPQTITPEPLPSGRAGSEPKIFQKDPYSTDSTGRLGHNMKPLSYNPPQGFHSEQPYRDYDHPPSRYDVSSGGGGYPDPKYRNYDSSSPFENSVPQYDQQQWNPYNQPLSPANSHGYDPHSPYGDGSDSHYTPPLRYDEPPPQQGFDGRPRYGKPTGAVRYDAPSPPAPGSDINYQDSHLGTYPSSGRSSDHAAQRPAYNQGPAPQHKSYKTQQYDPIPVNSESSPTPPPKAEAPSPSFVDTPKPVAARDEEQDDPAMRPQSVLTRVKMFENKRSVSVDRARDVGESAGNKAADLPLKTGGVIPKANSLSNLDQEKSYRIPGPQKPHASVTDDIVRANHYDPDEDEDYYMKQLSYFDKLQSGPNKPQAQVPHNYSRPEPVEKPSPVEKKYEPVPQVTPSLPPVTLPKPAPEAKPVAREDTVQSNFLPHKSFPEKSPVNGTSEQPPKSNSGAPGVSSYNRFTPKPFTTSAKPFARMFDSPKFNHNLLPNDKPESVPKGRSSSPLKPHIPPQPQNTDHDSGLDTFTRTVEHRPKHQHNNVNAVPKAIPVSPTALDDEEDEDEGHTVVATARGIFNSNGGVLSSIETGVSIIIPQGAIPEGVEQEIYFKVCRDNSILPPLDKEKGETLLSPLVMCGPHGLKFLKPVELRLPHCASMTPDGWSFALKSSDSSSADPKNWQNNSLPGDPNYLVGANCVSVLIDHF; this is translated from the exons AGTGCAGCGATGGAGGAAACTGTCATATGGGAACAGCACACGGTGACCCTTCACAGA GCCCCGGGTTTTGGGTTTGGCATTGCCATCTCGGGTGGACGAGACAACCCTCATTTTCAGAGCGGGGAGACGTCCATCGTGATATCTGATGTGCTGAAAGGAGGTCCTGCAGAGGGATTGCTGCA AGAGAATGATCGAGTGGTGATGGTCAATGCGGTCTCTATGGACAACGTTGAACATGCTTATGCGGTGCAGCAGCTCCGAAAGAGCGGCAAGAATGCAAAGATA ACTATTCGACGGAAAAGGAAGGTGCAGATCCCTGTTTCACGttcaggggacagagagacaatGTCAGAGCACGAGGAAGAGGATAGTGATGACGAAGACGGCTACGACCACCACAGTGGTCGTCCTGGTCGAAGCGGCTACGAAGGAGCAAGTGGAGGCACCGGTACCGGCAGACGCCAGGACCGAgagcgtagcagcagcagcaggcgggaTCACAGTGCCTCTCGTGAGCGGAGCGTTTCCCCGAGATCCGAACGCCGGTCACAAGTTTCCTCTGGTCCAGCCAGGCCTGCCAAAGTCACCCTTGTCAAGTCCCGTAAAAATGAAG AGTATGGGTTGCGCTTGGCCAGCCACATCTTTGTGAAGGACATCTCCCCTGAGAGCCTTGCTGCCAGAGATGGAAACATTCAAGAGGGAGATGTTGTACTGAAG atCAATGGCACCGTTACGGAGAACTTATCACTGATAGATGCCAAGAAGCTGATcgagaggtcaaagggcaaacTGAAGATGGTGGTGCAGAGGGATGAGCGAGCTACACTGCTCAGCATTCCTGACCTTGATGACAGCGTCCCCTCGGCTAATAACTCTGACAGAGATG ACATTTCAGAAATCCATTCCCTGACGTCAGACCATTCCAATCGATCCCACGGGCGAGGCAGTCGATCGCGCTCCCCCGACAGGCCCGAACCATCCGATCATCTCCGTCACTCACCGCGACAAATCAGCAATGGCAG CCAGCGAAGTCGAGACGAGGATCGCATTTCGAAGCCTGGGGCCATGTCCACGCTGGTGAGGAGCTCTGATGATGGTGTCCTGTCACAGGGCAGTGACCAGGCCAGCTCCAGGGATGAGAAGATCTTACCCCCACTGCCTG AACCAAAGCCCGTTTATGCACAACCCGGTCAGCCTGATGTAGACCTGCCCGTCAGCCCTTCTGATGCCCCAATCCCGAGTGCTGCGCACGACGACAGCATCCTCAG GCCAAGCATGAAGCTGGTGAAGTTCAAGAAAGGAGACAGTGTTGGGCTCCGGTTAGCTGGAGGGAACGATGTGGGAATTTTTGTGGCTGGAGTTTTGGAGGACAGCCCTGCAGCCAAGGAGGGGCTTGAGGAGGGCGACCAGATCCTGAGG GTGAACAATGTTGATTTCGCTAACATCATCCGGGAGGAGgctgttttgtttctgctggATCTCCCAAAAGGAGAAGAAGTTTCTATTCTGGCTCAGAAGAAGAAGGATG TTTATCGGAGGATAGTGGAATCGGACGTGGGTGATTCCTTCTACATCCGGACGCATTTTGAATACGAGAAAGAATCTCCTTATGGGCTGAGCTTCAACAAGGGAGAGGTGTTCCGTGTAGTAGACACGCTCTACAATGGAAAGTTAGGCTCCTGGCTTGCCATTCGTATTGGCAAGAACCATCAAGAAGTAGAGCGAGGCATTATTCCTAATAAGAACAG AGCGGAGCAGCTTTCCAGTGTGCAGTACACTCTCCCCAAAACACCAGGCGGCGACAGGGCCGACTTCTGGAGATTCAGAGGGTTGAGAAGCTCTAAGAGAAATCTGCGGAAGAGCAGGGAGGATCTGTCTGCCCAGCCGGTCCAGACCAAGTTCCCTGCCTATGAGAGGGTGGTGCTGAGGGAAG CTGGTTTCCTGAGACCCGTGGTTATCTTTGGACCAATAGCAGACGTAGCCAGAGAGAAGCTGGCCAGAGAGGAGCCAGACATTTTTGAACTAGCAA aaacacagcaacaacacggAGAGGGAA AGAGCGAACCCAGGGACGCAGGAACTGAGCAGAAAAGCTCCGGAATCATCCGCCTGCACACAATCAAACAGATCATCGACCGG GACAAGCACGCGGTGCTGGATATCACGCCAAATGCCGTGGATCGACTGAACTACGCTCAGTGGTATCCGATTGTGGTGTTCCTGAACCCAGACACCAAGCAGGGGGTCAAGAACATGAGGACCCGTCTCTGCCCTGAATCTAGAAAGAGTGCCCGCAAGCTCTTTGATAGATCCCTCAAATTACGGAAAAATAACCAACATCTCTTTACCA cAACCATTAACTTGAACAGCATGAATGATGGTTGGTTTGGAGCCCTGAAGGATataatccagcagcagcagaatcagctGGTCTGGGTTTCAGAGGGCAAG gcgGACGGAGCGACCGAGGATGACCTGGACATCCATGACGACCGCCTGTCCTATTTGTCAGCTCCGGGCAGTGAGTATTCCATGTACAGCACCGACAGCCGCCACACCTCCGACTACGAAGACACCGACACGGAAGGTGGCGCGTACACCGACCAGGAGCTGGATGAAACCCTGAACGATGACGTGGGTCCACCCGCGGAGCCTGCCATCACCCGCTCCTCCGAGCCTGTTCGCGAGGACCCGCCCGTCATCCAGGAACCCCCCGGCTATGTCAACTACCAGGTGCAGCCGGACCCCCTGAACCGCATCGACCCGGCTGGATTCAAGGCACCAGTGCCGCAGCAG agagcagaggccACTGCCGTCCCTAGCATCCCCCAGCAGCCCGAGCCCCTGACTGAAACAGTGCTCCCTGCTGTCGACGTTACTGTAAAAACTGTAGGGGGCGCGAGCCCCGACGAGGCCCCTGCAGCTCTCCACAGTCAGCCAAGCCCCATCCCAGAGGCTGGCTCACTCAGGAGGCCCACGGCCGAACTAGCTCCGCAGACCATCACCCCAGAACCTCTGCCGTCTGGACGGGCCGGTTCTGAACCTAAG ATCTTTCAAAAGGATCCGTACAGCACAGACAGCACAGGGAGGCTCGGCCACAACATGAAGCCCCTGTCTTACAACCCTCCGCAGGGCTTTCACTCTGAGCAGCCCTACAGAGATTACGACCACCCACCCAGTCGGTATGACGTCAGCAGCGGCGGGGGAGGTTACCCCGATCCAAAGTACAGAAACTACGACTCTAGCTCGCCCTTCGAGAACAGCGTGCCTCAGTACGACCAGCAACAGTGGAACCCCTACAACCAGCCGCTCTCTCCTGCCAACTCTCATGGCTATGACCCCCACTCCCCGTACGGCGATGGCTCTGACTCTCATTACACCCCTCCCCTACGCTACGACGAGCCGCCGCCTCAGCAAGGATTCGACGGTCGGCCCCGTTATGGCAAACCGACTGGAGCGGTCCGATACGACGCTCCTTCGCCTCCTGCTCCAGGCTCTGACATTAACTACCAGGACTCCCACCTGGGTACCTACCCCTCTAGCGGCCGTTCCTCGGACCACGCTGCTCAGCGGCCTGCCTACAACCAAGGACCAGCACCCCAACACAAGAGCTACAAAACCCAGCAATATGACCCCATTCCTGTGAACTCTGAGAGCagccccacacccccccccaaagcagAGGCCCCCTCGCCGTCCTTTGTGGACACTCCAAAGCCTGTCGCCgccagagatgaggagcaggacGACCCGGCCATGCGGCCGCAGTCGGTGCTCACGCGGGTCAAGATGTTCGAGAACAAACGCTCCGTGTCGGTGGACAGGGCCAGAGACGTGGGCGAGTCAGCGGGGAACAAG GCAGCTGATTTACCTCTGAAAACAGGTGGAGTCATCCCCAAAGCAAATTCCCTGAGCAACCTGGATCAAGAAAAGTCCTATCG AATTCCGGGGCCACAGAAGCCTCACGCCAGTGTGACTGATGACATCGTGCGCGCCAACCATTACGACCCCGACGAGGACGAGGACTACTACATGAAACAGCTGTCTTACTTTGACAAACTCCAGTCTGGCCCGAACAAACCTCAAGCACAAGTGCCCCACAACTACTCcag GCCAGAGCCGGTGGAGAAGCCAAGTCCAGTTGAGAAGAAGTATGAACCAGTTCCCCAGGTgaccccctctctgccccccgtTACACTGCCAAAACCTGCACCTGAAG CCAAGCCCGTTGCTCGGGAGGACACCGTTCAGTCCAACTTCCTGCCCCACAAGAGTTTCCCTGAGAAGTCTCCGGTAAACGGAACCAGCGAACAGCCCCCGAAATCCAACAGCGGGGCTCCAGGCGTGTCTAGCTACAACCGCTTCACACCCAAGCCCTTCACCACATCGGCCAAACCTTTCGCGCGCATGTTTGACAGTCCCAAATTCAACCACAACCTGCTGCCCAACGACAAGCCTGAGAGTGTTCCAAAG GGCCGAAGCTCCAGCCCACTGAAGCCGCATATACCTCCACAGCCACAGAACACCGACCACGACAGTGGTTTAGACACATTCACGCGCACTGTGGAGCACCGCCCCAAACACCAGCACAACAACGTCAACGCGGTTCCCAAAGCCATCCCTGTGAG CCCCACTGCCCTGGATgacgaggaggatgaagacgaaGGCCACACGGTGGTGGCGACAGCTCGAGGCATCTTCAACTCCAACGGCGGCGTCCTGAGCTCCATCGAGACGGGAGTGAGCATAATTATCCCGCAGGGGGCCATTCCTGAAGGTGTGGAGCAGGAGATCTATTTCAAGGTGTGCAGAGACAACAGCATCCTGCCACCACTGGACAAGGAGAAAG GAGAGACTCTGCTCAGTCCTCTGGTGATGTGTGGACCTCACGGCCTCAAGTTCTTGAAGCCTGTGGAGCTGCGCTTACCTCACTGTGCGTCTATGACCCCTGATGGTTGGTCTTTTGCTCTAAAATCCTCCGACTCCTCGTCGG CCGATCCCAAAAACTGGCAGAACAATTCTCTGCCCGGAGACCCCAACTACCTGGTGGGAGCCAACTGTGTGTCCGTGCTCATCGACCACTTCTGA
- the tjp1a gene encoding tight junction protein ZO-1 isoform X14: MSSKASNKSAAMEETVIWEQHTVTLHRAPGFGFGIAISGGRDNPHFQSGETSIVISDVLKGGPAEGLLQENDRVVMVNAVSMDNVEHAYAVQQLRKSGKNAKITIRRKRKVQIPVSRSGDRETMSEHEEEDSDDEDGYDHHSGRPGRSGYEGASGGTGTGRRQDRERSSSSRRDHSASRERSVSPRSERRSQVSSGPARPAKVTLVKSRKNEVEYGLRLASHIFVKDISPESLAARDGNIQEGDVVLKINGTVTENLSLIDAKKLIERSKGKLKMVVQRDERATLLSIPDLDDSVPSANNSDRDDISEIHSLTSDHSNRSHGRGSRSRSPDRPEPSDHLRHSPRQISNGSQRSRDEDRISKPGAMSTLVRSSDDGVLSQGSDQASSRDEKILPPLPEPKPVYAQPGQPDVDLPVSPSDAPIPSAAHDDSILRPSMKLVKFKKGDSVGLRLAGGNDVGIFVAGVLEDSPAAKEGLEEGDQILRVNNVDFANIIREEAVLFLLDLPKGEEVSILAQKKKDVYRRIVESDVGDSFYIRTHFEYEKESPYGLSFNKGEVFRVVDTLYNGKLGSWLAIRIGKNHQEVERGIIPNKNRAEQLSSVQYTLPKTPGGDRADFWRFRGLRSSKRNLRKSREDLSAQPVQTKFPAYERVVLREAGFLRPVVIFGPIADVAREKLAREEPDIFELAKTQQQHGEGKSEPRDAGTEQKSSGIIRLHTIKQIIDRDKHAVLDITPNAVDRLNYAQWYPIVVFLNPDTKQGVKNMRTRLCPESRKSARKLFDRSLKLRKNNQHLFTTTINLNSMNDGWFGALKDIIQQQQNQLVWVSEGKADGATEDDLDIHDDRLSYLSAPGSEYSMYSTDSRHTSDYEDTDTEGGAYTDQELDETLNDDVGPPAEPAITRSSEPVREDPPVIQEPPGYVNYQVQPDPLNRIDPAGFKAPVPQQRAEATAVPSIPQQPEPLTETVLPAVDVTVKTVGGASPDEAPAALHSQPSPIPEAGSLRRPTAELAPQTITPEPLPSGRAGSEPKIFQKDPYSTDSTGRLGHNMKPLSYNPPQGFHSEQPYRDYDHPPSRYDVSSGGGGYPDPKYRNYDSSSPFENSVPQYDQQQWNPYNQPLSPANSHGYDPHSPYGDGSDSHYTPPLRYDEPPPQQGFDGRPRYGKPTGAVRYDAPSPPAPGSDINYQDSHLGTYPSSGRSSDHAAQRPAYNQGPAPQHKSYKTQQYDPIPVNSESSPTPPPKAEAPSPSFVDTPKPVAARDEEQDDPAMRPQSVLTRVKMFENKRSVSVDRARDVGESAGNKAADLPLKTGGVIPKANSLSNLDQEKSYRIPGPQKPHASVTDDIVRANHYDPDEDEDYYMKQLSYFDKLQSGPNKPQAQVPHNYSRPEPVEKPSPVEKKYEPVPQVTPSLPPVTLPKPAPEGKTDPSNRAALVLHQKSQLTHLCVSPTAKPVAREDTVQSNFLPHKSFPEKSPVNGTSEQPPKSNSGAPGVSSYNRFTPKPFTTSAKPFARMFDSPKFNHNLLPNDKPESVPKGRSSSPLKPHIPPQPQNTDHDSGLDTFTRTVEHRPKHQHNNVNAVPKAIPVSPTALDDEEDEDEGHTVVATARGIFNSNGGVLSSIETGVSIIIPQGAIPEGVEQEIYFKVCRDNSILPPLDKEKGETLLSPLVMCGPHGLKFLKPVELRLPHCASMTPDGWSFALKSSDSSSADPKNWQNNSLPGDPNYLVGANCVSVLIDHF; this comes from the exons ATGTCCTCCAAAGCCTCCAATAAG AGTGCAGCGATGGAGGAAACTGTCATATGGGAACAGCACACGGTGACCCTTCACAGA GCCCCGGGTTTTGGGTTTGGCATTGCCATCTCGGGTGGACGAGACAACCCTCATTTTCAGAGCGGGGAGACGTCCATCGTGATATCTGATGTGCTGAAAGGAGGTCCTGCAGAGGGATTGCTGCA AGAGAATGATCGAGTGGTGATGGTCAATGCGGTCTCTATGGACAACGTTGAACATGCTTATGCGGTGCAGCAGCTCCGAAAGAGCGGCAAGAATGCAAAGATA ACTATTCGACGGAAAAGGAAGGTGCAGATCCCTGTTTCACGttcaggggacagagagacaatGTCAGAGCACGAGGAAGAGGATAGTGATGACGAAGACGGCTACGACCACCACAGTGGTCGTCCTGGTCGAAGCGGCTACGAAGGAGCAAGTGGAGGCACCGGTACCGGCAGACGCCAGGACCGAgagcgtagcagcagcagcaggcgggaTCACAGTGCCTCTCGTGAGCGGAGCGTTTCCCCGAGATCCGAACGCCGGTCACAAGTTTCCTCTGGTCCAGCCAGGCCTGCCAAAGTCACCCTTGTCAAGTCCCGTAAAAATGAAG TAGAGTATGGGTTGCGCTTGGCCAGCCACATCTTTGTGAAGGACATCTCCCCTGAGAGCCTTGCTGCCAGAGATGGAAACATTCAAGAGGGAGATGTTGTACTGAAG atCAATGGCACCGTTACGGAGAACTTATCACTGATAGATGCCAAGAAGCTGATcgagaggtcaaagggcaaacTGAAGATGGTGGTGCAGAGGGATGAGCGAGCTACACTGCTCAGCATTCCTGACCTTGATGACAGCGTCCCCTCGGCTAATAACTCTGACAGAGATG ACATTTCAGAAATCCATTCCCTGACGTCAGACCATTCCAATCGATCCCACGGGCGAGGCAGTCGATCGCGCTCCCCCGACAGGCCCGAACCATCCGATCATCTCCGTCACTCACCGCGACAAATCAGCAATGGCAG CCAGCGAAGTCGAGACGAGGATCGCATTTCGAAGCCTGGGGCCATGTCCACGCTGGTGAGGAGCTCTGATGATGGTGTCCTGTCACAGGGCAGTGACCAGGCCAGCTCCAGGGATGAGAAGATCTTACCCCCACTGCCTG AACCAAAGCCCGTTTATGCACAACCCGGTCAGCCTGATGTAGACCTGCCCGTCAGCCCTTCTGATGCCCCAATCCCGAGTGCTGCGCACGACGACAGCATCCTCAG GCCAAGCATGAAGCTGGTGAAGTTCAAGAAAGGAGACAGTGTTGGGCTCCGGTTAGCTGGAGGGAACGATGTGGGAATTTTTGTGGCTGGAGTTTTGGAGGACAGCCCTGCAGCCAAGGAGGGGCTTGAGGAGGGCGACCAGATCCTGAGG GTGAACAATGTTGATTTCGCTAACATCATCCGGGAGGAGgctgttttgtttctgctggATCTCCCAAAAGGAGAAGAAGTTTCTATTCTGGCTCAGAAGAAGAAGGATG TTTATCGGAGGATAGTGGAATCGGACGTGGGTGATTCCTTCTACATCCGGACGCATTTTGAATACGAGAAAGAATCTCCTTATGGGCTGAGCTTCAACAAGGGAGAGGTGTTCCGTGTAGTAGACACGCTCTACAATGGAAAGTTAGGCTCCTGGCTTGCCATTCGTATTGGCAAGAACCATCAAGAAGTAGAGCGAGGCATTATTCCTAATAAGAACAG AGCGGAGCAGCTTTCCAGTGTGCAGTACACTCTCCCCAAAACACCAGGCGGCGACAGGGCCGACTTCTGGAGATTCAGAGGGTTGAGAAGCTCTAAGAGAAATCTGCGGAAGAGCAGGGAGGATCTGTCTGCCCAGCCGGTCCAGACCAAGTTCCCTGCCTATGAGAGGGTGGTGCTGAGGGAAG CTGGTTTCCTGAGACCCGTGGTTATCTTTGGACCAATAGCAGACGTAGCCAGAGAGAAGCTGGCCAGAGAGGAGCCAGACATTTTTGAACTAGCAA aaacacagcaacaacacggAGAGGGAA AGAGCGAACCCAGGGACGCAGGAACTGAGCAGAAAAGCTCCGGAATCATCCGCCTGCACACAATCAAACAGATCATCGACCGG GACAAGCACGCGGTGCTGGATATCACGCCAAATGCCGTGGATCGACTGAACTACGCTCAGTGGTATCCGATTGTGGTGTTCCTGAACCCAGACACCAAGCAGGGGGTCAAGAACATGAGGACCCGTCTCTGCCCTGAATCTAGAAAGAGTGCCCGCAAGCTCTTTGATAGATCCCTCAAATTACGGAAAAATAACCAACATCTCTTTACCA cAACCATTAACTTGAACAGCATGAATGATGGTTGGTTTGGAGCCCTGAAGGATataatccagcagcagcagaatcagctGGTCTGGGTTTCAGAGGGCAAG gcgGACGGAGCGACCGAGGATGACCTGGACATCCATGACGACCGCCTGTCCTATTTGTCAGCTCCGGGCAGTGAGTATTCCATGTACAGCACCGACAGCCGCCACACCTCCGACTACGAAGACACCGACACGGAAGGTGGCGCGTACACCGACCAGGAGCTGGATGAAACCCTGAACGATGACGTGGGTCCACCCGCGGAGCCTGCCATCACCCGCTCCTCCGAGCCTGTTCGCGAGGACCCGCCCGTCATCCAGGAACCCCCCGGCTATGTCAACTACCAGGTGCAGCCGGACCCCCTGAACCGCATCGACCCGGCTGGATTCAAGGCACCAGTGCCGCAGCAG agagcagaggccACTGCCGTCCCTAGCATCCCCCAGCAGCCCGAGCCCCTGACTGAAACAGTGCTCCCTGCTGTCGACGTTACTGTAAAAACTGTAGGGGGCGCGAGCCCCGACGAGGCCCCTGCAGCTCTCCACAGTCAGCCAAGCCCCATCCCAGAGGCTGGCTCACTCAGGAGGCCCACGGCCGAACTAGCTCCGCAGACCATCACCCCAGAACCTCTGCCGTCTGGACGGGCCGGTTCTGAACCTAAG ATCTTTCAAAAGGATCCGTACAGCACAGACAGCACAGGGAGGCTCGGCCACAACATGAAGCCCCTGTCTTACAACCCTCCGCAGGGCTTTCACTCTGAGCAGCCCTACAGAGATTACGACCACCCACCCAGTCGGTATGACGTCAGCAGCGGCGGGGGAGGTTACCCCGATCCAAAGTACAGAAACTACGACTCTAGCTCGCCCTTCGAGAACAGCGTGCCTCAGTACGACCAGCAACAGTGGAACCCCTACAACCAGCCGCTCTCTCCTGCCAACTCTCATGGCTATGACCCCCACTCCCCGTACGGCGATGGCTCTGACTCTCATTACACCCCTCCCCTACGCTACGACGAGCCGCCGCCTCAGCAAGGATTCGACGGTCGGCCCCGTTATGGCAAACCGACTGGAGCGGTCCGATACGACGCTCCTTCGCCTCCTGCTCCAGGCTCTGACATTAACTACCAGGACTCCCACCTGGGTACCTACCCCTCTAGCGGCCGTTCCTCGGACCACGCTGCTCAGCGGCCTGCCTACAACCAAGGACCAGCACCCCAACACAAGAGCTACAAAACCCAGCAATATGACCCCATTCCTGTGAACTCTGAGAGCagccccacacccccccccaaagcagAGGCCCCCTCGCCGTCCTTTGTGGACACTCCAAAGCCTGTCGCCgccagagatgaggagcaggacGACCCGGCCATGCGGCCGCAGTCGGTGCTCACGCGGGTCAAGATGTTCGAGAACAAACGCTCCGTGTCGGTGGACAGGGCCAGAGACGTGGGCGAGTCAGCGGGGAACAAG GCAGCTGATTTACCTCTGAAAACAGGTGGAGTCATCCCCAAAGCAAATTCCCTGAGCAACCTGGATCAAGAAAAGTCCTATCG AATTCCGGGGCCACAGAAGCCTCACGCCAGTGTGACTGATGACATCGTGCGCGCCAACCATTACGACCCCGACGAGGACGAGGACTACTACATGAAACAGCTGTCTTACTTTGACAAACTCCAGTCTGGCCCGAACAAACCTCAAGCACAAGTGCCCCACAACTACTCcag GCCAGAGCCGGTGGAGAAGCCAAGTCCAGTTGAGAAGAAGTATGAACCAGTTCCCCAGGTgaccccctctctgccccccgtTACACTGCCAAAACCTGCACCTGAAGGTAAAACTGACCCTTCTAACCGAGCAGCGTTGGTCCTTCACCAGAAGTCTCAGCTGACCCATCTCTGCGTCTCTCCGACAGCCAAGCCCGTTGCTCGGGAGGACACCGTTCAGTCCAACTTCCTGCCCCACAAGAGTTTCCCTGAGAAGTCTCCGGTAAACGGAACCAGCGAACAGCCCCCGAAATCCAACAGCGGGGCTCCAGGCGTGTCTAGCTACAACCGCTTCACACCCAAGCCCTTCACCACATCGGCCAAACCTTTCGCGCGCATGTTTGACAGTCCCAAATTCAACCACAACCTGCTGCCCAACGACAAGCCTGAGAGTGTTCCAAAG GGCCGAAGCTCCAGCCCACTGAAGCCGCATATACCTCCACAGCCACAGAACACCGACCACGACAGTGGTTTAGACACATTCACGCGCACTGTGGAGCACCGCCCCAAACACCAGCACAACAACGTCAACGCGGTTCCCAAAGCCATCCCTGTGAG CCCCACTGCCCTGGATgacgaggaggatgaagacgaaGGCCACACGGTGGTGGCGACAGCTCGAGGCATCTTCAACTCCAACGGCGGCGTCCTGAGCTCCATCGAGACGGGAGTGAGCATAATTATCCCGCAGGGGGCCATTCCTGAAGGTGTGGAGCAGGAGATCTATTTCAAGGTGTGCAGAGACAACAGCATCCTGCCACCACTGGACAAGGAGAAAG GAGAGACTCTGCTCAGTCCTCTGGTGATGTGTGGACCTCACGGCCTCAAGTTCTTGAAGCCTGTGGAGCTGCGCTTACCTCACTGTGCGTCTATGACCCCTGATGGTTGGTCTTTTGCTCTAAAATCCTCCGACTCCTCGTCGG CCGATCCCAAAAACTGGCAGAACAATTCTCTGCCCGGAGACCCCAACTACCTGGTGGGAGCCAACTGTGTGTCCGTGCTCATCGACCACTTCTGA